The following coding sequences lie in one Synechococcus sp. CC9902 genomic window:
- the lpxC gene encoding UDP-3-O-acyl-N-acetylglucosamine deacetylase codes for MTNWPEDYSGSWTLAGHAERSGVCLHSGHSSVVQLKGSVDPGFYLRVEGHDQAFRLSPHQVRDSQLCTTLDLGPCKVATVEHLLAALAGCGLTHVEIQLQGDEIPLMDGSALNWVEAIVEAGIQPAVTPRLPTPPLTQPLICSRGGSVITATPATTFRVVGIIDFPQQAIGQQQLSLDLTPERFVREIAPARTFGFRDQVEQLRAAGLIQGGALDNALVCDGDHWVNPPLRFPDEPVRHKLLDLIGDLALVGFPQAQVLVYRGSHGLHTDLAAAL; via the coding sequence GTGACCAACTGGCCTGAGGATTATTCGGGTTCATGGACGCTCGCCGGGCATGCCGAGCGTTCTGGTGTCTGTCTTCACAGTGGTCATTCTTCAGTCGTTCAACTCAAGGGATCTGTCGATCCAGGCTTTTATCTGAGAGTTGAGGGCCATGACCAGGCCTTTCGCCTTTCACCCCATCAGGTTCGCGATAGCCAGCTCTGCACCACCCTGGATTTGGGCCCATGCAAGGTGGCCACAGTGGAACATTTATTGGCAGCCTTAGCTGGGTGTGGCTTAACCCATGTGGAAATCCAGCTTCAGGGTGATGAAATCCCCCTGATGGATGGTTCAGCCTTGAACTGGGTTGAAGCAATTGTGGAAGCTGGAATTCAACCAGCGGTCACCCCACGACTGCCCACCCCACCGTTGACTCAACCGCTGATTTGCTCTCGCGGGGGGAGTGTGATTACGGCGACTCCGGCGACAACATTCCGAGTGGTGGGAATTATTGATTTCCCTCAGCAAGCGATTGGTCAGCAGCAGTTGTCCCTGGATCTCACCCCCGAACGGTTCGTGAGAGAAATCGCCCCCGCACGCACCTTCGGCTTTCGCGATCAAGTGGAACAGTTGCGCGCAGCTGGATTAATTCAGGGTGGGGCCCTGGACAATGCCCTGGTCTGCGATGGTGATCATTGGGTGAACCCTCCGCTTCGTTTTCCAGATGAACCGGTGCGCCATAAGCTTTTAGATCTCATTGGAGATCTGGCCCTCGTCGGCTTTCCCCAAGCTCAGGTCCTCGTTTATCGGGGCTCCCACGGACTCCACACCGATCTCGCTGCTGCCCTGTGA
- the lpxB gene encoding lipid-A-disaccharide synthase — protein sequence MVRLLISTGEVSGDLQGSLLIHALKAEASRRGIELEILALGGPRMKAAGAELIADTAPMGAIGLWEAVPLIVPTLRLQAKVDRLLAQRPPDAVVLIDYVGANARLGTRLRKLRPSLPITYYIAPQEWAWRFGDGSTTQLLDFTDQILAIFPAEAEFYAERGAKVAWVGHPLLDSFQDLPERQESRRALGLDPDAPVLLLVPASRPQELRYLMPALARAAAMLQQRCPGLQVLVPAGLERFEQPLAEALAAAGVRNGRVIPAAAADGMKKQLAASADVALGKSGTVNLELALQGVPQVVGYRVSRATAFVARHVLRFKVDHISPVNLLLKERLVPELLQDEFTPEALVELAQPLLYVGSPERNAMLHGYGRLRATLGEPGVTTRASQAIFDQLM from the coding sequence ATGGTGCGTCTGCTCATCAGCACCGGCGAAGTCTCCGGAGATTTGCAGGGCAGCCTGTTGATCCATGCTCTTAAAGCTGAAGCCTCAAGACGGGGGATCGAATTAGAGATCTTGGCCCTCGGTGGTCCACGGATGAAGGCGGCTGGTGCCGAGTTGATTGCCGACACCGCTCCGATGGGTGCGATCGGTCTCTGGGAAGCCGTTCCGTTGATCGTGCCCACCTTGCGGCTCCAGGCCAAGGTGGATCGCTTGTTGGCACAACGACCTCCCGATGCGGTGGTGTTGATCGACTACGTGGGGGCGAACGCTCGGCTGGGCACTCGGTTACGCAAACTCCGTCCGTCGTTGCCGATCACCTATTACATCGCTCCCCAGGAATGGGCTTGGCGCTTCGGTGATGGCAGTACGACCCAATTGCTCGATTTTACGGATCAGATTCTGGCCATTTTTCCTGCTGAAGCCGAGTTTTATGCCGAGCGTGGAGCAAAGGTCGCTTGGGTTGGCCATCCACTGCTGGATAGCTTTCAAGATTTGCCGGAACGGCAGGAATCTCGTCGGGCGCTTGGACTTGATCCCGATGCCCCGGTCTTGCTTTTGGTTCCAGCATCACGGCCGCAGGAACTGCGCTATTTGATGCCGGCTCTGGCTCGTGCAGCGGCGATGCTTCAGCAGCGTTGCCCCGGCCTGCAAGTGTTGGTGCCTGCAGGGCTAGAGCGGTTTGAACAGCCCTTGGCCGAAGCCCTTGCGGCAGCGGGTGTCCGGAACGGTCGTGTGATCCCCGCGGCCGCTGCCGATGGTATGAAAAAGCAGCTAGCAGCGTCGGCGGATGTGGCGCTTGGAAAGTCCGGCACGGTGAATTTGGAGTTGGCATTGCAGGGGGTTCCGCAAGTGGTGGGCTACCGGGTGAGCCGAGCTACAGCCTTCGTTGCAAGGCATGTGCTGCGCTTCAAGGTGGACCATATTTCGCCGGTGAATCTCTTGCTCAAGGAGCGCCTGGTTCCAGAATTGCTGCAGGATGAGTTCACGCCTGAGGCTCTGGTGGAGTTGGCTCAACCCTTGCTGTATGTGGGCAGTCCAGAACGGAACGCGATGCTCCACGGTTATGGCCGGCTTCGCGCCACCCTTGGGGAGCCTGGCGTCACCACAAGAGCGTCTCAGGCGATCTTTGATCAATTGATGTGA
- the purC gene encoding phosphoribosylaminoimidazolesuccinocarboxamide synthase, producing MTPDHGPLLYEGKAKRVFALAETDRVLVEFKNDATAFNAQKKAQLDDKGRLNCQISARLFELLEQHDVPTHYCGLVDDTWMQVRRVEIIPLEVVLRNVATGSLCRQTPIAEGTGLNPALFDLYYKDDALGDPLLTEARVQLLGVVKADRLSAIEQLARRVNEILCPFFAAIDLQLIDFKLEFGVTSGGELLLADEISPDTCRLWDRRSSDVNDRILDKDRFRKDLGGVMEAYGEVFKRVQSQCPNPRNCL from the coding sequence ATGACGCCGGATCACGGACCGCTTTTGTACGAAGGCAAGGCCAAGCGGGTTTTCGCTTTGGCAGAAACCGACCGGGTTTTGGTCGAATTCAAAAATGATGCAACGGCCTTTAATGCCCAGAAGAAGGCTCAGTTAGACGACAAAGGCCGCCTCAATTGTCAGATCTCCGCCCGTTTATTCGAGTTGCTTGAGCAGCACGATGTGCCGACGCATTACTGCGGATTGGTGGATGACACCTGGATGCAAGTGCGGCGGGTTGAGATCATTCCGCTGGAAGTGGTTCTTCGCAATGTGGCGACGGGTTCCCTTTGTCGACAGACGCCGATCGCCGAGGGCACAGGGCTGAATCCAGCTTTGTTTGATCTCTATTACAAGGATGATGCGCTGGGAGATCCTCTGCTGACCGAGGCCAGGGTGCAGCTGTTGGGGGTGGTGAAGGCGGACCGTCTGTCAGCAATTGAACAACTGGCCCGTCGTGTGAATGAGATTCTCTGCCCATTTTTTGCTGCTATCGACCTTCAATTGATCGATTTCAAGCTCGAATTTGGGGTGACATCGGGGGGAGAGTTATTGCTGGCTGATGAGATCAGCCCAGACACCTGCCGACTTTGGGACCGCCGAAGCTCCGATGTGAATGATCGAATTTTGGATAAAGATCGATTCCGTAAGGATCTTGGCGGTGTAATGGAGGCCTACGGGGAGGTCTTTAAACGGGTCCAATCCCAATGCCCGAACCCACGCAACTGCCTGTAA
- the fabZ gene encoding 3-hydroxyacyl-ACP dehydratase FabZ, whose protein sequence is MTDPTPSDVVLTSEQIAGLLPHRYPFALVDRVIAYEPGVSATAIKNITMNEPQFQGHFPERPLMPGVLIVEAMAQVGGLIVAQIPDLPKGLFVFAGIDGVRFRRPVVPGDQLIIQCELLSLKRKRFGKIKAEATVEGALVCSGELMFSLVD, encoded by the coding sequence GTGACTGACCCAACGCCATCGGATGTCGTACTGACAAGCGAGCAGATCGCTGGGTTATTGCCGCACCGTTATCCATTTGCCCTTGTTGATCGGGTGATTGCTTATGAGCCAGGGGTTTCGGCCACGGCCATTAAAAACATCACGATGAATGAGCCTCAATTTCAAGGGCATTTCCCAGAACGTCCATTGATGCCTGGGGTGTTGATCGTGGAGGCGATGGCCCAAGTTGGTGGTTTGATCGTTGCTCAAATCCCCGATTTGCCCAAAGGGTTGTTTGTGTTTGCAGGAATTGATGGGGTTCGGTTTCGACGACCGGTTGTACCCGGTGATCAATTGATCATTCAATGCGAGTTGTTGAGCTTGAAACGCAAGCGTTTCGGCAAAATCAAAGCTGAAGCCACTGTGGAGGGTGCATTGGTTTGCTCCGGTGAATTGATGTTCTCCTTGGTGGACTGA
- a CDS encoding BamA/TamA family outer membrane protein, with the protein MQVRPGSRVTRDELQNDLNAIQSTGWFSDVRIVPENGPLGVRVIVQVEPFPPLTSVELNPVSEELPTTVLEETFASDYGRTLNLNDLQQRMKTLQDWFAAEGYSLARITGPERVSPDGVVSLKLTQGRVADVEVKFLTKDGDDVDENDNPINGKTRDWVITREISIKPGDAFNRNMLERDIKRLYGTQLFSDIKVTLKPLPEQPGEVVLVLGIVEQSTGQVSGGLGYSQSQGVFGQVQLQDTNLFGRAWNLGLNVTYGQYGGLSNLTFTDPWIYGDNHRTGFRGSLFLSQQVPQVFQSEDNGNIRTLKDYEDNGGRNAYETGRKYGFSDNDKVPGSVNKADDEYPNKSWFNYEGDSIALRKVGGNFAFTRPLNGGDPFKDVPWRVLAGMSFENVRPINFSADSRPYGVASRKIKSGKVKNKDIVCISYNCADSNYLTSFRFAATYNSYNDPSNPTSGSFFTASTQQFIGINEDSPTFNKLRTSYTQFFPVDWLKLHKGCRPKPGEAADCPQAIGVQVKAGAAIGDMPPYEAFCLGGSNSIRGWYDCDLAVGKAFGEITLEYRFPLISIFSGEVFMDAGTDFDTQKDVQGKPGLLLNKDGSGVSVGTGVIVKTPVGPLRLEVATKDFTDDYRFNLGIGWKF; encoded by the coding sequence ATGCAAGTACGTCCTGGCAGCCGAGTTACTCGAGATGAACTTCAGAACGACCTCAACGCGATTCAGTCGACGGGTTGGTTCTCCGATGTGCGAATTGTCCCCGAGAACGGTCCCCTTGGCGTTCGGGTAATTGTGCAGGTGGAACCATTCCCACCGCTGACAAGTGTGGAGTTGAACCCTGTTTCCGAAGAGTTGCCAACCACTGTGTTGGAGGAGACCTTCGCTTCGGACTATGGGCGCACTCTGAACCTGAATGATCTTCAGCAACGGATGAAAACGTTGCAGGACTGGTTTGCTGCTGAGGGTTACTCATTGGCACGGATCACTGGCCCAGAACGGGTGAGTCCTGATGGAGTTGTTTCGTTGAAACTGACCCAAGGTCGTGTTGCTGACGTTGAGGTGAAATTCCTTACCAAAGATGGTGATGACGTTGATGAAAATGACAATCCAATTAATGGAAAGACCAGGGATTGGGTGATCACTCGAGAAATTTCGATCAAGCCGGGTGATGCATTCAACCGCAACATGCTTGAACGGGATATCAAGCGGCTGTACGGAACGCAGTTGTTCAGCGATATCAAAGTTACTTTGAAGCCATTGCCTGAGCAGCCTGGTGAAGTGGTGCTTGTTCTTGGGATTGTTGAACAATCCACGGGCCAGGTTTCTGGTGGATTGGGATATAGCCAATCTCAGGGTGTCTTTGGTCAGGTTCAGCTTCAAGACACCAACCTGTTTGGGCGAGCTTGGAACCTTGGTTTGAATGTGACCTATGGACAATATGGAGGGTTGTCAAACCTCACCTTTACGGATCCGTGGATATACGGTGATAACCATCGAACTGGATTCCGCGGCTCGCTTTTCTTGAGTCAACAGGTTCCCCAGGTTTTCCAAAGTGAAGACAATGGAAATATTCGTACGCTGAAAGATTACGAGGACAATGGTGGCCGCAATGCCTATGAAACTGGCCGTAAATATGGTTTTAGCGATAATGACAAAGTCCCCGGCTCTGTCAACAAGGCAGACGATGAATATCCCAATAAAAGTTGGTTTAACTACGAAGGCGATTCCATTGCACTTCGCAAGGTCGGCGGAAATTTTGCCTTCACACGCCCTCTTAATGGTGGCGATCCATTCAAGGATGTTCCCTGGCGAGTGCTTGCAGGAATGTCGTTCGAGAATGTAAGGCCAATCAATTTTTCTGCAGATTCCCGACCTTATGGTGTGGCCTCTCGGAAAATTAAGAGCGGAAAAGTTAAAAATAAGGATATTGTGTGTATCTCTTACAATTGTGCCGATAGTAATTATCTAACTTCCTTCCGTTTTGCTGCCACCTACAATTCATATAACGATCCAAGTAACCCCACGAGCGGAAGTTTTTTCACCGCTAGTACTCAGCAATTTATTGGAATTAACGAAGATTCTCCAACCTTCAACAAACTGCGCACGAGTTATACCCAATTCTTCCCTGTGGATTGGTTGAAGCTACACAAAGGATGTCGACCCAAGCCCGGTGAAGCGGCTGATTGCCCCCAGGCGATTGGAGTTCAGGTCAAAGCCGGTGCTGCTATCGGTGATATGCCTCCCTACGAAGCGTTTTGCTTGGGCGGCTCCAATTCGATCCGTGGTTGGTACGACTGTGACCTTGCCGTTGGTAAAGCGTTTGGTGAGATCACCCTTGAATATCGCTTCCCACTGATCAGCATTTTCTCTGGTGAGGTGTTTATGGACGCCGGAACAGACTTTGATACGCAAAAGGATGTTCAAGGCAAGCCTGGATTGCTTCTCAATAAAGACGGTTCCGGTGTTTCTGTTGGTACTGGCGTGATTGTGAAAACACCGGTGGGCCCGTTGCGTCTAGAAGTCGCTACGAAAGATTTCACGGACGATTACCGCTTCAATTTGGGAATTGGCTGGAAGTTCTAG
- the lpxA gene encoding acyl-ACP--UDP-N-acetylglucosamine O-acyltransferase — MTVERSTPQIHPQAVVDPKAELGTGVVISSGAVIGPQVVIGDHTWIGPNAVLDGRVTLGKDNRVFPGACLGQEPQDLKYRGANTEVVIGDGNTLREFVTINRATEEGEQTRLGDRNLLMAYCHLGHNCLLGNGIVMSNAIQVAGHVVIEDRAVIGGCLGIHQFVHIGGLAMVGGMTRVIRDIPPYSMVEGHPGRLRGLNRVGLQRSGLADRHEGRELKQLKDIWNLLYRSDVVMAEALVQARSQELFPAADHLCSFLEASTAPGRRGPTPVLSHR, encoded by the coding sequence ATGACGGTGGAAAGGTCTACTCCACAGATTCATCCACAAGCGGTGGTTGATCCCAAGGCCGAGCTTGGAACTGGTGTGGTGATTAGTTCTGGTGCTGTGATCGGTCCGCAGGTGGTGATTGGTGATCACACCTGGATTGGTCCCAATGCGGTCTTGGATGGACGGGTCACATTGGGGAAGGACAACAGGGTCTTTCCTGGTGCTTGTTTGGGGCAAGAGCCCCAGGATTTGAAATACCGCGGTGCCAACACGGAGGTGGTGATTGGCGATGGCAACACGCTTCGGGAATTTGTCACGATCAATCGCGCCACGGAGGAGGGTGAGCAAACCCGTCTAGGTGATCGAAACCTCTTGATGGCCTATTGCCATCTGGGCCACAATTGTTTGTTGGGCAACGGCATCGTGATGTCCAATGCCATTCAGGTGGCAGGCCATGTGGTGATTGAAGATCGTGCGGTGATTGGCGGTTGCCTCGGCATTCATCAATTTGTACACATCGGTGGATTGGCCATGGTGGGTGGCATGACCCGTGTGATTCGCGATATTCCTCCTTATTCCATGGTTGAAGGTCATCCAGGGCGCTTACGTGGCTTGAATCGGGTTGGTTTGCAGCGCAGTGGACTCGCTGATCGGCATGAAGGTCGCGAACTCAAACAACTCAAAGACATCTGGAATTTGCTCTACCGCTCAGATGTCGTCATGGCGGAGGCTTTGGTGCAGGCTCGCAGCCAAGAGCTTTTCCCCGCAGCAGACCATTTGTGCAGCTTCCTTGAGGCGTCAACTGCCCCGGGTCGGCGCGGACCGACCCCTGTTTTGAGTCATCGCTGA
- the msrA gene encoding peptide-methionine (S)-S-oxide reductase MsrA gives MARVIGVLLSALLVLGGSQSVAAAEQTAVFAGGCFWCLEHDLEHLPGVIDAISGYSGGHVDQPTYRQVSGEDTGHQEAVQVRFDPALISYSTLLRSYWRNVDPFDGGGQFCDRGDSYRPVIFTADAVQAKAAEMSAAAAAQDLGRPRSAIKVELRGSAPFWPAEQYHQNYAELNDLKYSFYRFSCGRDRRLDAVWGAQARTDQSWQKATELE, from the coding sequence ATGGCTCGAGTGATCGGCGTACTGCTCAGTGCCCTATTGGTGCTTGGAGGGTCGCAGTCCGTTGCGGCGGCTGAACAAACGGCGGTTTTTGCTGGGGGATGTTTCTGGTGTTTAGAACACGATTTGGAACACCTGCCTGGGGTGATTGATGCGATCAGTGGCTATAGCGGCGGGCATGTGGATCAGCCCACCTACCGCCAGGTGAGCGGAGAAGATACAGGCCATCAGGAGGCGGTACAAGTGCGCTTCGATCCAGCTCTGATCTCCTACAGCACGTTGTTGCGCAGCTACTGGCGCAACGTGGATCCCTTTGACGGTGGTGGTCAGTTTTGTGATCGCGGCGACTCCTACCGACCCGTGATTTTCACGGCTGATGCCGTCCAAGCCAAAGCTGCAGAAATGAGTGCGGCGGCGGCGGCTCAAGATCTAGGCCGACCGCGATCCGCCATCAAAGTAGAACTTCGTGGTTCTGCACCGTTCTGGCCCGCAGAGCAATATCACCAAAATTATGCCGAGCTCAACGACCTGAAGTATTCGTTTTATCGGTTTAGTTGTGGCCGTGATCGCCGCCTCGATGCGGTGTGGGGCGCTCAAGCCAGAACTGATCAAAGTTGGCAAAAAGCTACCGAATTAGAATAA